The DNA sequence GTAGCTACCTGCTACCGCTGGGATACCCATACATCCGATTACCCCATTCATTCCACTAGCTCAACCGGCCTTACTTCCCAGCGACAACCATTATGAAACAATTTGACAGTATTATCTGCATCGCTCAGACGTCCTGGAAAGGTGATTTTCAGAAGGCCGCCGTGCAGCTCATGACGGCCCTCTCGGCCCGTCATCGGGTACTATTTGTCGACTATCTCTATACGCTTAAAGATGTAGCGCAGGGACTGACCGGACGCAAGGACGTTCCGGTGCGGGATGTGATGCACCTGACCAATCCGCTCACCCAGCTGCCTACCGAGGGTGATGGGGAACTGTATGTCTGGACGCCCCCCGTTATGCTGCCGCTCAACTGGCTGTCGGCAAAACCGCACGACCAGCTGCTGTCGCAGAACACCAACCGGCTCATCCGCAGCCTGCGCCGGGTCATGCACGAGTTGGGCATGCACCGCCCGCTGATCGTCAATGGCTTCCACCCGGTCATTGGCCTGCCCCTGCTGGGCAAGCTCAACGAGTGCGCCACGATCTATTACTGCTTCGACGAGATCACGACGGCCGGCCACTGGATGAGCCGTCACGGCAATCGCTACGAAGACGCTTTTCTCCGCCGGGTCGATGCCGTCGTCACTACGTCCGAAACCCTGCGCGACGCGAAATCAGTAGCGCAGCCCCGTACCTTCTGCGTGAAGAACGGCGTCAACTTCGACCTGTTCAACCAGGCCCGGCTGCTGGCT is a window from the Spirosoma rigui genome containing:
- a CDS encoding glycosyltransferase, producing MKQFDSIICIAQTSWKGDFQKAAVQLMTALSARHRVLFVDYLYTLKDVAQGLTGRKDVPVRDVMHLTNPLTQLPTEGDGELYVWTPPVMLPLNWLSAKPHDQLLSQNTNRLIRSLRRVMHELGMHRPLIVNGFHPVIGLPLLGKLNECATIYYCFDEITTAGHWMSRHGNRYEDAFLRRVDAVVTTSETLRDAKSVAQPRTFCVKNGVNFDLFNQARLLAERYPPRRPVVGYLGSADNRVDLDIMEYCSRTMPDVEFQFIGEVHDPTITSRLGHIPNVTFIPPHQPADLPPLLAKLTVGIIPFVCNEHTYTIYPLKINEYLAAGLPVVSTPFSRLDDFSGVIELADTPERFAQALRRALADWDAERVQQRVALAQGNTWEQRAVEFEAAIQRVPKAWRQEQPV